The genomic stretch TAAGTTCGTTAGAACAATTGAAACGTCATAAAAAATAGTATAGTTTAATCCCTGGGAATCGGCAAATGATGCATTCGCAAAAACGAAAGTTTGTCCCAATAACCACGTTGCATTTTTATTTTACCATCTTCTACTAAGAAAAAACCGCAGCCCCGCAGTCCCAGCGGATCTTTCCACTCGAGAATAGCCCACTGTCCGTCTTCAAAAATATTTTCAACGATACACACCATTTCTGCAGCGGCAAATTCGTTTTTAAACATTTCCAGAATATTT from uncultured Draconibacterium sp. encodes the following:
- a CDS encoding nuclear transport factor 2 family protein; amino-acid sequence: MEAKDLVKKWVDLFNEGNAEKIAELYHTDAVNHQVANDVVVGKSNILEMFKNEFAAAEMVCIVENIFEDGQWAILEWKDPLGLRGCGFFLVEDGKIKMQRGYWDKLSFLRMHHLPIPRD